The Leptospira bourretii DNA window ACAGATATAATTGGGATCAGAATTATAACAAATTTAAATTCAGATGTTGATCAAGTGTATAAGATCATCAAAGAAAACTTTGCAATCGACGAAACTAATTCAATCGACAAAAGAAACAAAAAGTATAATGAATTTGGATACAAATCACTTCACGTAGTATTCTCCCATAAAAAAGAACGCGAAATATTACCCGAATACAAAAATTGCAATAAATACAAGTATGAAATACAAATTAGAACAATTTTACAGCATGCTTGGTCTGAAATCGAACACGATTTGGGATATAAAAGTGACTTACAAATTCCAGATGAATACAAACGTACATTCTATAAAATTTCTATGTTACTTGAATATGCTGACGATGAATTTGAAAAAATAAATTATCAAATACGTGAATATAGAAAACAAATCCCTATAGCAAATTTAACAATTACCAATGAAATTCCCATAAACAATGAAACATTAAAGGCTTATTTACAAGAGAATAAAAACATACAAAAAATTTTGGAACATATTTCAAATTTAGGATACGAAACAGATAATACTTGGAATATCCACATAAATTTAGGCGATTTGGCAGATAGGCTATCTTTTATAGAAATAAACTCTATTAAAAAATTAGACGATTTAATCATAAAATACGAAAAATTAATACCATTATGTCTAAAAGAATTCAATACACACTTTACATTAAAAGGATACTTTGGTCTATCTGCTCCCATATTTTATTTGGTCTATATACTCATTGCAAATAGAGGTAATGATTTTATAAATGAATTTACTAACAAATTCAATAAAGCCAATTCAAAAGTCTTAGATGGATTAGAAAGTATAAGAAATTTTATTCAAAAACACGGCGTATAACAGCGACTAACCGCTTCACTTCGGGACTTGCGCCCTCGTTCGGTCTGCGACACATAGGCTTTTGTCACTCCTCTTGCTTGCGCAAGCGTCGTGCCAATCCCTAACGTCCCGTACGGGACTCAGGGTCAGCCTACGTCGGTTAGTCTAGTTCGTTATACGCAAGCAAGAAAATTCAATGGTAACATTAGAAAATATAAAAGAAGTTCAGAATATTGCTAAACGAACTATAAAACACGTTCAATTAGAGACGAAAGAAGGTATGAGTGAGCTTGATATCAAAATGATCGCCGAATCTTTCATGATAGCAAATGGAATAGATAGGTTTTGGTATTATGATATTGGTGCATTTGTTCTTACGGGAAATCGGTCCCTACTTTCAATCTCTGGAAAAGATTACGTTCCCTCCAAAGTTAAAGTGAAAAATGGAGATGTTGTTACTATTGATTTAAGTCCTGTATTAAATAATACTTGGGGTGATTACGCTAGAACTTTTTACTTCGGTAATCCTAACAATGATATAAACGAATCTTTAATTTTCATAAAAAAACTTCATTCCAAATTTATCGAAATTTATAACCCTAACTTACCCATTTCAACTCTTCACAAAGAAATATATAACACGATTCAGAATAATAATTTTAAATCTTTAGATTTTAGAAATAATTTTGGACACTCAATAGAAGAAGATATAAAATCAAGGAAATGGTTCGACTCTAATAATAATGAAATTTTCTCTACATTCAAATTCTTTACTTTCGAGCCTCATATCAAGAAAGTCGGAGCTAATTACGGAATTAAACACGAAAACATTTACTATTTCGATGGAACTAAATTAATCGAGGTATAATCTTGCCAGCGTATAACAGCATGGAAACGCTGCGCTTCGGCACTTACGGCCTCGCTTGGGCTACGCCACATTCCCTTTCTGTCACTCGTTTGCATCCGCAAACTCCGTGCCAGTCCCTAACGTCCCGTTTCGGGACTCAGGGTCAGGGAACGTCGTCTCCACTAGTTCGTTATACGTCATTTGGAACCTATGAACATAAAAATATTTTTTATATTAATTTTAGCCACTGCAACTTTCACAGTTCAATCTCAAACCAATAACCCAGATTCATTGTATACTCAAACAATATTCTTTGAGTATAGTAATGGAAAAATCCGATCTATTGAAGCCTTAATTATATCTCCAAATGGACATCTTGTAGTTAACGATTTCTTGATTAATGATCATAAAAAAATTTATACCATTGATGCTGATAATAACGAAACACAAAATATTATATTTATCGCTAATGACGACTCAACAGGAATCGCAATACTTAAAACAGAGAAAAATTCAACTAATTATTACAACCTTTCTGAAACAATAAGCGACAAAAACCCAAATAATCTCTATGTAAAATTACCTAATAAAGATACAATAACAGCAAAATTCATTAAAACTGATTGCATTAAATTCAGAGAATCAGATATTTTTACTTCTTCATTTTCACATGAAAAATCTTTTATAAAATGTGGTGAAATTATAAATGTTTTTTTCGATAATGATGGGAACAGATACAAGTTCATAAACGAAAACAATAACTTTATGTCAGATATACAAAATGGAATTATTAGAAATGATCAAAACTTCCCTTTAGGAATTGTACAATCTGCATTTTTATCTAATTCATCAATTATTTTGAGTTATATTTCTTTAAATGATATCTCAAATGTAACTGAAAGAATTATTAAAACGGGTAAAATGAAACGCCCAAGACTGTATATTGGTTTGAAAAACAAAAACAACGTTCCTATAGTTGAAATGATAAAACCAAATTCTCCTGTTTTTAAAGCAGGTCTGCTACCTGGTGATCATATAGTTTCCATTAATGAATTTCCATTAAATAAGCCTGAAGATTTACCTAAAATTCTAGATAATTTTCAACCAGGAAATAATGTAACAATATCAATTGAAAGAAATGGCATAATAATTAAAATCGATGTTGTTTTGGATTAACAATATTCTCCAAACGACGTATAACAGCGGGGAAACGCTTCACTTCGGCACTGCCGGCCTCGTTCGGGCTACGCCACATTCCCTTTCTGTCACTCGTTTGCATTCGCAAACTACGTGCCAGTCCCTAACGTCCCGTTCCGGGACTCAGGGTCAGGGAACGTCGTCTCCCCTAGTTCGTTATGCGTAATTTGTTAAATATTATGGAAAAATGCCAAAAATGTAACCTAGAACTTAACCCAATAAAAACTAATTATGGGAAATTAATAATCTGTAATAGTTGTTTTGGGCATTACTATTCTGAAAATACACTAGAATTACTATTTAACGATTCTAACTGGAAGAAAGAAAAAGAAATTTCAAAAATTATAATTTCAAAACTAGAATGTCCTAAATGTAAAAACAAAATGCGATTACATAGATTTTCTAAAAAATACAATTCAGTGGAAATTGACATTTGTTCCAGTTGCAAAATTCTTTGGCTTGATTATAATGAAATCGAAGAATTAAAACTTAATACAATAGAAAATCGAAAATTTATAAACAATGGTAAAAATAAAATTTCTGAGTCTGAAATAAACTTTATCTTAAATATAACTAAATTGAATGCAAAATTAAAAGAAGCAAAAACTCTAAATAAAATCAATGACGAAGCTATTAAACTTTCAAAAACACGTCTTTACAATAGTGATCTAAATGCAAGCGTGTTTAATGCCTTTGATGTAGTATCATATTTTAAAACAATTTTTAAAAAAGAGTAAACACGCTAAGGCAAATTAAATAAATTTATAAACAATCTACCTTGAATATCAATTATTTAACAATAAAAGTTTTAGACATCAATAATTCTAGAGAACTTTACGAATCATTTGGCTTGATACTTACTTTAGAAAAACACGGAAATGGACCAGAGCATTACAGCATTCATTTTGAAAATTTTATTCTTGAAATATATCCTTGGAATAAATCAGAAAAGCCAAATTTTAATACAATTAGACTTGGTTTCTCCGTTTCAAATATTTTAGATTATCTTTATAAAATTGAAAGTATATGTAAGAAATTCTCTCTTAACTTCAAATTTACACCAGATTTGAGAAAGATTGAAATTAAAGATTTCGAAGATAGGACAATAGAAATATCCGAATCGGAATAACTCAACTTACAAATCAACAAACTACGCATAACAGCGGCTACTCACTTCGCTTCGGCACTACGGCCTCGCTTGGGCTGCGCCACATTTCCCTTCTGGCATTCGCCTTGCTTACGCAAGCTACATGCCAGTCCCTAACGTCCCATTCGGGACTCAGGGTCGGGAAACGTCGAGTAGCCTAGTTCGTTATGCGAACATTGCGGGGAAGAATCGCCACATCCGTGTGGCGTTTTTAAGAAATCTAAAAAAATATCGATTTGACAAATATACAAATTTTGTATATTCTGGAAAATTATGAATCAGACAGTAAATATCTCTTTCGAAAAGGCACTTTTAAAAGAAATTGATAAAATTGCAAAAAGAGAACATAGATCCAGATCTGAATTGATTCGTGAAGCTGCAAGGACTTACATTGAGAAAAAATCTAAGTGGCAAGCTATCTTCGATTTCGGCTCTAAATCTGTAGAAAAATCAAATCTCACAGAAGCTGACATTTTTGGAGAAATTAAAGCTGTTAGAAGAAATAAAAAAGCTTCTTAATGTTTAAAGTTCTCTTAGATACAAACATTTACATTTCTGCGATTTTATTTAATGGAAAACCTAAGCTAGTTCTTCAAGATTTAGTCGATGAAGTTTTTGTTGGGTATATTTCAAATGAAATTCTCGATGAAATTGAAGAAACTTTAACTAAACCTAAGTTTAAACTTCCAAATGATTTTATTCAGTTCACTATTGAAGAAATCAGAAATGTGACCACTATTATTAAAAATAAACCTCTGAAAGATTATTTAAATTTAAGAGACAGATATGATTTTCATATTTTAGAAACTGCTTTTTCAGCAAATGTAGATTTCATAATTACTGGAGACAAAGACCTTCTTATTCTTGAAAAAATAAAAGGTTTAAAAATCATTACGCCTGATGAATATTTAAGAATCAAAGAGGAACTTAGCTAAGATTGCGACATCCGTGTCGCTCCCCGCAACGTCGCATAACAGCATGTTACCGCTACGCTTCGGCACAAGGCCTCGCTCGGCCTGCGGCAAATTCCCCTTCTGGCATTCGCCTGCATACGCAAGCTACATGCCAGTCCCTAACGTCCCGCCGGGACTCAGGGTCGGGGAACTTCGGTAACATTAGTTCGTTATTTGCAATGTCCGAAAATTGAGTTAAAGAAACTGTTTGAAGAAGTTTTTTTACAAAAGAGAAGACAAAGAAAAAAAAAATAAGATACTTAAAAGAAATATCTGATTACGTTTCAAATTTCTTAGCATTTACGCTATTAATCAGCATAATTACTTAATTACTTAAAAATTAAGAGGGGCTATTTATTGAATATTCTATCTGGTGGAAACGTATTCAAGTTAAACTCATTATTTAAGTGCTATTAATATTACTAAAGCAAATTGAACTCCATACTTTGAATCGATAAATTATTTAAGTTATTTTAAAAAAGAAAAGAAAAGAAAAGAAAAGAAAAGAAAAGAGTAAGAAATAAGATAAAAGAAAGATTTGAAGAAAAGAAATTTCGATAAAATGATCCATCACTTTTCTATTATTATCTCTTCTCTAATTCGAACACTGCAAATAACAGCGCCTTAACGCTTCGCTTCGGGACTTACGCCCTCGCTCGGTCTGCGACACATAGGCTTCTGGCACTCCCCTTGCATCCGCAAGCGTCGTGGCCAGTCCCTAACGTCCCGTTCCGGGACTCAGGGTCAGCCTACGTCGTTAAGGCTAGTTCGTTATGCGCAAGAGGCTAAAATAAATCTTATTTCATGAAAATTTGTAAACTTTGTAAAAAAGAAAAAGAACTAATTAACAAATCCCATATATTACCAGAATTCCTCTATAAAAATATATATGATAATAAACACAGATATTTAGAGATTAATTATAAAAAGGATGGCTATCATAAAAGTAGCTATAAACAGAAAGGAAATTATGAATCAGACATTTTCTGCAAGGAATGTGATGGTGGAATAATCAGCAAGGAAGAGAAATATATAAAAGAAAACTTTTACGAAAATATTAGAAAAAATATTACTCAATTAAGTAAAATATCTCCAAATGGATTAACAAGTGAAATTATTATCGATCTACAAAGACTAAAAAGATTTTGGCTATTTAATTTATATCGAATGAGTCTTTCAAATTTGCATTTTTATAAATATATAAACTTAAGAAACAAAGAAGAGTCATTAAGAAAAAATTTATACGAAAATCACGTTTTCAAAAGAAATGAATATCCAGTTTTCATAGCAATTTGTTTACCGCAAAAAAAAGATGGTCCAGAAAAATTAATATTTATGCCTAAAATTATAAGAAGCAGAGAAAATGGCTACCAATGTGTATTCTATATTAATGGGATTCTGCACATAATTCAAATATCAGGGCATAATCCAGATGATAATTTTTTAAATAAATGGGATTATGAAAATTCTAAATTCAACTTCTCATATTTTCCTGAATCTGAATTTTACTTATATGCAAATG harbors:
- a CDS encoding GTP pyrophosphokinase, with protein sequence MKEIIEEYLQNYKIIEANTKITFELINQLMNPLKIHALSYRIKERNSIEKKIIEKNKYNTLEDITDIIGIRIITNLNSDVDQVYKIIKENFAIDETNSIDKRNKKYNEFGYKSLHVVFSHKKEREILPEYKNCNKYKYEIQIRTILQHAWSEIEHDLGYKSDLQIPDEYKRTFYKISMLLEYADDEFEKINYQIREYRKQIPIANLTITNEIPINNETLKAYLQENKNIQKILEHISNLGYETDNTWNIHINLGDLADRLSFIEINSIKKLDDLIIKYEKLIPLCLKEFNTHFTLKGYFGLSAPIFYLVYILIANRGNDFINEFTNKFNKANSKVLDGLESIRNFIQKHGV
- a CDS encoding zf-TFIIB domain-containing protein translates to MEKCQKCNLELNPIKTNYGKLIICNSCFGHYYSENTLELLFNDSNWKKEKEISKIIISKLECPKCKNKMRLHRFSKKYNSVEIDICSSCKILWLDYNEIEELKLNTIENRKFINNGKNKISESEINFILNITKLNAKLKEAKTLNKINDEAIKLSKTRLYNSDLNASVFNAFDVVSYFKTIFKKE
- a CDS encoding M24 family metallopeptidase: MVTLENIKEVQNIAKRTIKHVQLETKEGMSELDIKMIAESFMIANGIDRFWYYDIGAFVLTGNRSLLSISGKDYVPSKVKVKNGDVVTIDLSPVLNNTWGDYARTFYFGNPNNDINESLIFIKKLHSKFIEIYNPNLPISTLHKEIYNTIQNNNFKSLDFRNNFGHSIEEDIKSRKWFDSNNNEIFSTFKFFTFEPHIKKVGANYGIKHENIYYFDGTKLIEV
- a CDS encoding PDZ domain-containing protein, whose translation is MNIKIFFILILATATFTVQSQTNNPDSLYTQTIFFEYSNGKIRSIEALIISPNGHLVVNDFLINDHKKIYTIDADNNETQNIIFIANDDSTGIAILKTEKNSTNYYNLSETISDKNPNNLYVKLPNKDTITAKFIKTDCIKFRESDIFTSSFSHEKSFIKCGEIINVFFDNDGNRYKFINENNNFMSDIQNGIIRNDQNFPLGIVQSAFLSNSSIILSYISLNDISNVTERIIKTGKMKRPRLYIGLKNKNNVPIVEMIKPNSPVFKAGLLPGDHIVSINEFPLNKPEDLPKILDNFQPGNNVTISIERNGIIIKIDVVLD
- a CDS encoding CopG family ribbon-helix-helix protein; its protein translation is MNQTVNISFEKALLKEIDKIAKREHRSRSELIREAARTYIEKKSKWQAIFDFGSKSVEKSNLTEADIFGEIKAVRRNKKAS
- a CDS encoding putative toxin-antitoxin system toxin component, PIN family; protein product: MFKVLLDTNIYISAILFNGKPKLVLQDLVDEVFVGYISNEILDEIEETLTKPKFKLPNDFIQFTIEEIRNVTTIIKNKPLKDYLNLRDRYDFHILETAFSANVDFIITGDKDLLILEKIKGLKIITPDEYLRIKEELS